A genomic segment from Flavobacterium litorale encodes:
- a CDS encoding aminotransferase class V-fold PLP-dependent enzyme, which translates to MIAETTTTALEQYFSKFRKHIIGINQEFDSPYGNQKMVYTDWTASGRLYRPIEEKITNEFGPFVANTHTETTVSGTAMTNAYYEARHIIKQHVNANEDDVLITDGTGMTGVINKFQRILGLKVPENLRAHTNVPEDKKPIVFISHMEHHSNQTSWLETIAKVVVIPACPEGLICLDSFKALLEEHKNHPLKIASVTSCSNVTGIKTPYHEIAKIMHQNNGICFVDFACSAPYVAIDMHPEDEEEVLDAIFFSPHKFLGGPGTSGVMVFNKKLYKNMVPDHPGGGTVSWTNPWGQHKYFDDIEEREDGGTPGFLQVIKTALAVKLKEQMGIDNILKREKELTDYIFDELGNVDNINILAPQHQNRLGVISFFIDSLHFNLGVKLLNDKFGIQTRGGCSCAGTYGHYLLHVDEEKSNYLTNKITEGDLIQKPGWIRMSIHPTTTTDEIIYVCNSIKELAANHEQWGEDYVYNRSTNEFVHKSESSKAVNNTVKQWFTL; encoded by the coding sequence ATGATAGCGGAAACAACAACAACAGCATTAGAGCAGTATTTTAGTAAGTTTAGAAAGCATATAATTGGAATAAATCAGGAATTTGATTCGCCGTACGGAAATCAGAAAATGGTATATACTGACTGGACTGCTAGTGGACGATTATACCGCCCTATTGAAGAGAAAATAACAAACGAATTTGGTCCGTTTGTAGCCAATACACATACCGAAACAACGGTATCGGGTACGGCAATGACGAATGCCTACTACGAAGCACGCCATATTATAAAACAACACGTTAACGCCAACGAAGATGATGTACTAATTACAGATGGTACGGGCATGACGGGCGTTATTAATAAATTTCAGCGTATACTAGGGCTAAAAGTACCCGAAAACTTAAGAGCACATACTAATGTGCCCGAAGATAAAAAACCTATTGTTTTTATAAGCCATATGGAGCACCACTCCAACCAAACCTCGTGGTTGGAAACTATTGCAAAAGTAGTAGTAATACCTGCTTGCCCTGAGGGGCTTATATGTTTGGATAGCTTTAAGGCTCTTTTGGAGGAACATAAAAACCACCCGTTAAAAATAGCCTCAGTTACATCGTGCTCCAACGTAACAGGGATTAAAACACCGTACCACGAAATAGCTAAAATAATGCACCAGAACAATGGTATTTGTTTTGTAGATTTTGCTTGTTCTGCACCTTATGTTGCTATAGATATGCACCCAGAGGATGAAGAAGAGGTATTAGATGCTATCTTTTTTTCGCCACATAAATTTTTAGGAGGTCCGGGTACATCAGGAGTAATGGTTTTTAACAAAAAACTATATAAAAATATGGTTCCAGACCATCCAGGGGGCGGAACAGTGAGTTGGACAAACCCTTGGGGACAACACAAATATTTTGATGATATTGAGGAACGCGAAGATGGCGGTACACCAGGTTTTTTACAAGTTATAAAAACAGCACTTGCTGTTAAACTAAAAGAACAGATGGGTATAGATAACATTTTAAAGCGTGAAAAAGAACTTACCGATTATATTTTTGATGAGCTAGGCAATGTTGATAACATTAATATACTAGCACCACAACACCAAAATAGGTTAGGCGTAATATCATTTTTTATAGATAGTTTACACTTTAACCTTGGCGTAAAATTACTGAATGATAAGTTTGGTATACAAACACGTGGTGGTTGCAGTTGTGCAGGTACGTATGGGCATTACTTACTGCATGTAGATGAAGAAAAATCGAACTACCTTACCAATAAAATTACAGAGGGCGACTTAATACAAAAACCAGGTTGGATCCGTATGTCCATACATCCAACAACAACAACAGACGAAATTATTTACGTTTGCAATAGTATAAAAGAGCTAGCAGCAAACCACGAACAGTGGGGCGAAGATTATGTATATAACAGAAGCACTAACGAGTTTGTACATAAAAGTGAATCCTCAAAAGCTGTAAATAATACAGTAAAGCAGTGGTTTACGTTATAG
- a CDS encoding lysophospholipid acyltransferase family protein, with translation MQLLAYILLYPIFYVVSILPFRILYALSDFLYLLVYRIVGYRKSVVRKNLELTLPHLSVAERRKIEKKFYSHFCDTLVEMVKTMTISEKEMKKRFVFENIELVEEFEKKGKSIALICGHYASYEWLLVMNKSLTTHKGFGIYKTIRNKYFDKLVRKIRGRFDGVLIDTKSTIPTMLRNKRDGVLGYYGFLSDQSPKLQSTVHWTNFFGMEVPVHVGAELLSKKLDMNIMFVKGSKIKRGYYKAKFIPYNKTPKDVPNYEITDTFIDLLEKQILEAPEYYLWTHKRFKHRKNDPAPIT, from the coding sequence ATGCAGCTACTCGCCTATATACTTTTATACCCAATATTCTACGTTGTATCCATACTTCCTTTTAGGATACTATATGCTTTATCCGATTTTCTTTATTTACTTGTTTATCGCATAGTGGGGTATCGTAAAAGTGTAGTACGAAAAAATCTTGAGCTTACATTACCACACCTTAGCGTTGCCGAACGCAGAAAAATAGAAAAGAAATTTTACAGTCATTTTTGCGATACACTTGTAGAAATGGTAAAAACCATGACGATTTCTGAAAAGGAAATGAAGAAACGTTTTGTATTTGAGAATATAGAATTGGTTGAAGAATTTGAGAAAAAGGGTAAAAGCATTGCCTTAATTTGTGGGCATTATGCTAGTTATGAGTGGTTATTGGTAATGAATAAATCGTTAACAACGCACAAGGGCTTTGGCATTTATAAAACCATCCGTAATAAGTATTTTGATAAATTGGTACGAAAAATACGTGGTAGGTTTGATGGTGTACTTATAGATACAAAAAGTACTATACCTACTATGTTAAGAAACAAACGGGATGGTGTACTTGGCTATTACGGCTTTTTGAGCGACCAATCGCCAAAGTTACAAAGTACAGTCCATTGGACTAACTTTTTTGGTATGGAAGTACCTGTGCATGTGGGTGCAGAGTTGCTATCTAAAAAATTAGATATGAACATTATGTTTGTAAAGGGTAGCAAAATAAAAAGGGGCTATTATAAGGCTAAATTTATACCTTATAATAAAACCCCCAAAGATGTACCGAATTACGAAATAACGGATACGTTTATTGATTTGCTTGAAAAACAAATATTGGAAGCTCCTGAATATTACTTATGGACGCACAAACGTTTTAAACATCGTAAAAACGATCCTGCTCCTATAACGTAA
- a CDS encoding rhomboid family intramembrane serine protease: MDTNTYLPILIIIANALISYKGFNDILFFRKYEFHIGSIRAGEQYRMISSAFLHGDMTHLVFNMLTLYFFGPVVVAYLGILSFLLIYFGSLIAGSLLTLYFHKNDYSYRAIGASGAVIGVLYAAILLEPDMTLYLFFALPIPAYIFGIGYLLYSIYGMRAKSDNIGHTAHFGGAIAGYLITLAGKPEMIYDNTLMVILLAIPIVLLFILNRSGKL, translated from the coding sequence ATGGATACCAATACCTACTTGCCTATACTAATAATTATTGCCAACGCGCTTATTAGTTACAAAGGTTTTAACGATATACTCTTTTTCAGGAAATACGAATTCCATATAGGGAGTATAAGGGCAGGGGAGCAGTACCGCATGATTAGTAGTGCTTTTTTGCATGGCGATATGACGCATTTGGTATTTAACATGCTAACCCTTTATTTTTTTGGACCTGTGGTGGTTGCTTATTTGGGTATACTCTCATTTTTACTTATTTATTTTGGGAGCCTTATAGCAGGGAGCCTACTAACACTATATTTTCATAAAAACGATTACTCCTATCGAGCCATTGGTGCATCGGGGGCTGTTATAGGAGTTTTATATGCTGCTATATTACTTGAGCCCGATATGACACTTTACTTGTTTTTTGCGCTGCCTATTCCTGCTTATATATTTGGTATTGGTTATTTACTCTACTCTATATATGGTATGAGGGCAAAATCTGATAATATTGGGCATACCGCTCACTTTGGTGGCGCTATAGCGGGGTACTTAATTACACTAGCTGGTAAACCAGAGATGATTTATGATAATACATTAATGGTTATTTTACTAGCAATACCTATAGTATTACTATTTATTTTAAACCGTTCGGGTAAATTGTAA
- a CDS encoding SIMPL domain-containing protein yields MKKLVLAILVLTSTMVGAQTIIQNAPRQISVSGEGEIKVTPDEAIITIGVTNMGADAKEVKNENDVIVDRVMKYLKRAKLPEEDYQTKNVYLNRSYQYDKKKYTYTASQTITIYLKDLSKYDDLIIGLTDAGINNIQGIQFKTSKQEQYESKARVKAIQDAQKKAKDYADALGMYIGYPLLVNDNTSNNYYPSPMYAKIEMESMSDAGSRETLAIGEITIKCNVAVTYEMNITDEKSRIDKMRKKED; encoded by the coding sequence ATGAAAAAACTTGTATTAGCCATATTGGTTTTAACCAGCACTATGGTAGGAGCACAAACGATAATCCAAAATGCACCAAGGCAAATAAGTGTATCGGGTGAAGGAGAAATAAAAGTAACCCCTGATGAAGCTATTATTACTATTGGTGTAACCAATATGGGTGCAGATGCCAAAGAGGTTAAAAACGAAAACGATGTTATTGTTGATAGAGTAATGAAGTACCTAAAGCGTGCTAAATTACCAGAAGAGGATTACCAAACAAAGAATGTATATCTTAATCGTTCCTATCAATATGATAAAAAGAAATATACTTACACAGCATCGCAAACAATAACCATTTATTTAAAAGATTTATCCAAATACGACGATTTAATTATTGGGCTTACTGATGCAGGTATTAACAACATACAAGGCATTCAGTTTAAAACATCAAAACAAGAGCAATATGAGAGCAAAGCGCGTGTAAAGGCGATACAAGATGCTCAGAAAAAGGCTAAGGATTATGCTGATGCGTTAGGTATGTATATAGGCTATCCGTTACTTGTTAACGATAATACAAGTAATAATTACTACCCAAGCCCTATGTATGCAAAAATAGAAATGGAATCAATGTCTGATGCAGGTTCACGAGAAACATTAGCAATAGGCGAAATAACCATAAAATGTAATGTAGCGGTAACTTATGAAATGAATATTACTGATGAAAAGAGTAGAATTGATAAAATGAGAAAGAAAGAAGATTAA
- a CDS encoding phosphatase PAP2 family protein, with protein MNKLLFFYIALILVTTPSSLTAQNQNKFIVPDRSNKNMWQNFTYDIGNVFLGAGYAYSRPLYWQGNDFLKLGSVAVSTYGLYLIDDNIRNEFLSHKDDVPQVLLDYGWYAGSPQNNYGFTGAVYLTGLFTKNPKLRRTGVLLISSATATGFLQQVTKSATGRARPGSGYGKNHFRPFGADKAYRSFPSGHAVLTFTNAHVIAKQFKNIWVKAGIYAVGIIPGASRIYADAHWASDVFLSWAMSYFIVEAIDVYLDKKYNEKYNDKPRSVGTFSLSFGGNLLGVRYTF; from the coding sequence ATGAATAAACTACTATTTTTCTACATCGCATTAATCTTAGTAACTACCCCTAGTTCACTAACTGCACAAAATCAGAATAAATTTATTGTTCCCGACCGCTCTAATAAAAACATGTGGCAAAACTTTACTTACGATATAGGTAATGTTTTTTTAGGAGCAGGATATGCTTACAGCAGACCATTATACTGGCAAGGCAACGATTTTTTAAAGCTAGGTAGTGTGGCCGTTAGCACCTATGGGTTATACCTTATTGATGATAATATTCGTAACGAGTTTTTAAGCCATAAGGATGATGTACCACAAGTGTTGTTAGATTACGGTTGGTATGCCGGTAGTCCGCAAAACAATTACGGTTTTACAGGAGCTGTATATTTAACAGGTTTATTTACTAAAAACCCAAAGCTAAGGCGTACGGGAGTACTTTTAATATCATCGGCAACGGCAACAGGTTTTTTACAACAGGTAACAAAGTCGGCAACAGGCAGGGCTCGCCCAGGAAGTGGGTATGGCAAAAACCATTTTCGCCCATTTGGTGCCGATAAAGCCTATCGCTCGTTTCCTTCGGGACATGCTGTACTAACATTTACCAATGCTCACGTTATAGCAAAACAATTTAAAAATATTTGGGTAAAGGCAGGTATTTATGCCGTAGGTATAATACCAGGAGCTTCCAGAATTTACGCTGATGCACACTGGGCTAGCGACGTGTTTTTAAGTTGGGCAATGAGCTATTTTATTGTAGAAGCTATAGATGTATATTTGGACAAAAAATATAACGAGAAATATAACGACAAACCAAGATCGGTAGGTACGTTTTCATTAAGTTTTGGAGGTAACCTATTAGGTGTTAGGTATACTTTTTAA
- a CDS encoding TlpA disulfide reductase family protein, whose product MKKILLFLAVSAAFVSCEKKLADNEYEITGKIADEAMNGKNVILEKQGGYTGYVPVDTATVEKGKFIFKGTVTEPSLHFISFQDNTGEKANFILESGRITLDVDKDTIYNSVQGGTFNNEKLSEYTKAMKANNDKMTKFQKDNTPVMMEAREKQDTATMERLNDEYEIIAKESEAANVAFIKENPKAYINVFILQQLMGSRTLESTELKELYNTIDPEVKETEEGKKLSETFTAMEEKEKNRASVSNGNMAPDFAAPNPEGKTISLKEAMGKVTIIDFWASWCKPCRMENPNVVAMYEELHKDGLNIIGVSLDRDEDAWKKAIADDNLTWSQISNLKFWEEPIAKKYGVESIPATFILDADGKIAAQNLRGEELKAKVKELLAQ is encoded by the coding sequence ATGAAAAAAATTCTTTTATTTCTTGCTGTTTCAGCAGCTTTTGTATCCTGTGAAAAAAAACTAGCAGATAATGAATACGAAATTACTGGTAAAATTGCAGACGAGGCAATGAACGGTAAAAATGTAATACTAGAAAAACAGGGGGGCTATACGGGTTATGTACCTGTGGATACAGCAACTGTAGAAAAAGGAAAATTTATATTTAAAGGTACTGTTACAGAGCCTTCGTTGCATTTTATTTCTTTTCAAGATAATACAGGCGAAAAAGCAAATTTTATATTAGAAAGTGGAAGAATTACATTGGATGTAGATAAAGATACCATTTACAACTCTGTACAAGGTGGTACGTTTAACAACGAAAAACTTAGCGAGTACACCAAGGCTATGAAAGCCAATAATGATAAAATGACGAAATTCCAGAAAGACAATACACCTGTAATGATGGAAGCACGTGAAAAGCAAGATACTGCAACAATGGAGCGACTTAATGATGAGTACGAAATCATTGCAAAAGAATCGGAGGCAGCAAACGTAGCTTTTATAAAGGAAAACCCTAAGGCTTACATCAATGTATTTATACTACAACAGCTAATGGGATCTAGAACATTAGAGAGTACAGAGCTGAAAGAATTATACAATACTATTGATCCTGAGGTAAAGGAAACAGAAGAAGGTAAAAAACTTAGCGAAACGTTTACCGCAATGGAAGAGAAAGAAAAAAACAGAGCATCTGTAAGTAATGGTAACATGGCACCCGATTTTGCTGCACCAAACCCTGAGGGTAAAACAATATCACTTAAAGAGGCTATGGGTAAAGTAACCATTATAGATTTTTGGGCATCGTGGTGTAAACCATGCCGTATGGAAAACCCAAATGTTGTAGCCATGTATGAGGAACTGCATAAAGATGGACTTAACATTATTGGTGTATCGTTAGATAGAGATGAAGATGCTTGGAAAAAAGCTATTGCAGATGATAACTTAACATGGAGCCAAATATCCAACCTAAAATTTTGGGAAGAGCCTATTGCCAAAAAATATGGCGTAGAGTCAATTCCTGCAACGTTTATACTAGATGCTGATGGTAAAATAGCAGCACAAAACCTAAGAGGTGAAGAATTAAAAGCCAAAGTAAAAGAGCTTTTAGCACAATAA
- a CDS encoding MBL fold metallo-hydrolase — protein MKLEQIYTGCIAQAAYYLESNGEVAIFDPLREVQPYIDRAEKDGATIKYIFETHFHADFVSGHIDLAQKTGAKIVYGPTAKPNFEATIATDGQEFKVGAYTVQAIHTPGHTLESTCYLLMDENKELHGIITGDTLFIGDVGRPDLAQALTKELTQEVLASHLYDSLRNKIMPLPDSTIVYPSHGAGSACGKNMSKETTDTLGNQKKTNYALRADMTKEEFIEELLDGLTTPPAYFPQNVMLNIQGYDSLDTIMTKGLTALNPEEFKGMAETTGAIILDVRTEADFITQHIPGSIFIGLNGGFAPWVGALIRDVKQPLLLVIPEGKEQEAITRLARVGFDNTLGYLKGGLQAWKAAGNETDSIRSVSPDAFEESYNKNKQPIVDSRKPSEYNNGHVLDAINIPLDFVNEELASVPKEGDFFLHCAGGYRSVIMASILKSRGYHNMINIEKGFGGIKNTTVKTTLNTAEPA, from the coding sequence ATGAAATTAGAACAAATTTATACAGGCTGTATAGCACAAGCAGCCTACTACTTAGAGAGTAATGGCGAGGTTGCCATATTTGACCCACTTAGAGAAGTACAGCCTTACATTGACCGAGCTGAAAAGGACGGTGCTACCATAAAATATATATTCGAAACCCATTTTCATGCCGATTTTGTATCGGGTCATATTGATTTGGCACAAAAAACAGGAGCAAAAATTGTTTATGGTCCTACAGCAAAGCCAAATTTTGAAGCTACAATAGCTACCGATGGTCAGGAATTTAAAGTAGGAGCATATACTGTACAAGCCATACATACACCAGGGCACACGTTAGAAAGTACTTGCTATTTGTTAATGGACGAGAATAAGGAGCTACATGGTATTATAACAGGTGATACTTTGTTTATAGGCGATGTTGGACGCCCCGATTTGGCGCAAGCACTTACCAAAGAATTAACACAAGAAGTTTTGGCATCGCACCTGTACGATTCGCTTCGTAACAAAATTATGCCATTACCCGATAGTACTATAGTATACCCTAGCCATGGCGCAGGTAGTGCATGTGGTAAAAACATGAGTAAAGAAACTACTGATACGTTGGGCAACCAAAAGAAAACCAACTACGCACTACGTGCAGATATGACTAAAGAGGAATTTATAGAAGAACTTTTGGATGGGCTTACTACCCCCCCAGCCTATTTTCCGCAAAATGTAATGCTAAACATACAAGGTTATGATAGTTTGGATACTATAATGACAAAAGGACTTACAGCACTAAATCCTGAAGAATTTAAAGGCATGGCAGAAACAACAGGTGCTATTATACTGGATGTACGAACCGAAGCCGATTTTATAACACAACACATACCTGGCTCCATATTTATTGGTTTAAACGGTGGTTTTGCCCCTTGGGTTGGCGCGCTAATACGCGATGTAAAACAACCATTGCTACTAGTTATACCTGAAGGAAAAGAACAAGAGGCTATAACACGTTTGGCACGTGTAGGCTTTGATAATACCTTGGGCTACTTAAAAGGTGGTTTACAAGCTTGGAAAGCAGCAGGGAACGAAACGGATAGTATACGCTCAGTAAGTCCAGATGCATTTGAAGAAAGCTACAACAAAAACAAACAGCCAATAGTAGATTCGCGAAAGCCAAGCGAGTACAATAACGGTCATGTATTAGATGCTATTAATATACCTTTAGATTTTGTTAATGAAGAATTAGCATCGGTACCCAAAGAAGGCGATTTCTTTTTGCACTGTGCAGGCGGATACCGTTCTGTAATTATGGCATCAATACTAAAATCCAGAGGGTATCATAACATGATTAATATCGAAAAAGGGTTTGGTGGCATAAAAAACACAACCGTAAAAACAACACTAAATACAGCAGAGCCTGCATAA
- a CDS encoding outer membrane beta-barrel family protein — protein MKKLQTSLVLLLLLCTSIMFSQSKAKVSGQVIEQDTKQPLEFATVTIQTTDNQTVSGGLTDINGKYSIDVPPGTYNIKFDFISFKSTAIKSKAITGNTNLGVTLMAPDATLLNEIEIVADRSTVDIKLDKRVYNVGKDMIVRGGSVSDVLDNVPSISVDPDGNVSLRGNDGVTILIDGRPSNLAGSNVAEVLRLLPAESVEKVEVITNPSARYDAEGGGGIVNIILRKGKANGFNGSVVASTGYPDNHGLNANLNYRSDNYNLFSNLGYSYRSSPGNFSTDSEYFDEEGNTTNFVNERRDYERERQGYNASFGADIFLNKTTTWTNSINVRDNDGENPTETYYDYFFADGSFDETRYRYNLEEEESDNIQFSSSLLKKFNDEGHKLDVNLSLAKSNDYEKAQIDDIVIGTTTPEVDNIFQRTLSDEEEDRALAQVDYVLPFGEGSQFEAGYRGSFLELTTDAQTETLENDIWIIDPNFSSLLEYKENVNAFYAQYGSKIGKFSYLLGLRWEDSDIEVNLLDREDFNTKKYNNFFPSAFLSYEFSEGTNASISYSRRINRPRGWFINPFSSLVSNINIFTGNPDLDPSMTDAMEVGFLKKWNKVTLSSTAYVNITKDVYQFVRRESGEFFTQVVGGEDIVNDNNEVIEVIDGEDVRTPIILTSPVNLAKQYRYGFEFDVNYNPYRWWRINGNFNFFKNQIDGDYTYTNFLGETIVQNFDNSNYSWFTRVNSRVSLPLDINWQLNARYTGPRENAQSRYKGIFSADTAISKDILNERATISLNVRDILNSRKRKLTNTLPQVESYTEMQWRERQITLSFTYRFNPSKADKNQEQRGNQQGDGGDFMGK, from the coding sequence ATGAAAAAATTACAAACTTCACTCGTTTTACTCCTACTACTTTGCACCTCAATCATGTTTTCGCAAAGTAAGGCAAAGGTAAGCGGACAAGTGATAGAGCAAGATACCAAACAACCCCTAGAATTTGCAACAGTAACCATACAAACTACCGATAACCAAACAGTAAGCGGAGGACTTACTGATATTAACGGTAAGTATAGCATTGATGTTCCTCCGGGAACATACAATATAAAATTCGACTTTATATCGTTTAAATCTACAGCTATAAAAAGTAAGGCAATAACGGGTAATACTAATTTGGGCGTTACTTTAATGGCACCCGATGCTACACTATTAAATGAAATAGAAATTGTTGCCGACCGCTCTACCGTAGATATAAAACTGGATAAAAGAGTGTACAACGTAGGTAAAGATATGATTGTACGAGGCGGTAGTGTAAGCGATGTGCTGGATAATGTACCCTCCATATCTGTAGATCCTGATGGTAACGTAAGCCTTAGAGGCAATGATGGTGTTACCATATTGATTGACGGGCGCCCCTCTAACCTTGCGGGTAGTAACGTTGCCGAAGTATTGCGTTTGTTACCAGCTGAGTCGGTAGAGAAAGTAGAAGTAATAACCAACCCATCGGCACGGTACGACGCCGAAGGTGGTGGCGGTATTGTAAACATTATACTCCGTAAAGGTAAAGCAAATGGTTTCAATGGGTCTGTTGTAGCCTCTACAGGATACCCCGATAATCATGGGCTAAATGCCAACCTCAACTACAGGAGCGATAACTATAATCTTTTCTCCAATTTAGGGTATAGTTATAGGAGTAGCCCTGGAAATTTTTCAACGGACTCGGAATATTTTGATGAAGAGGGCAATACAACAAACTTTGTAAATGAAAGACGTGATTACGAAAGAGAACGTCAAGGCTATAATGCCAGTTTTGGAGCCGACATATTTTTAAATAAAACTACCACCTGGACCAATAGTATTAACGTACGTGATAATGATGGCGAAAACCCCACCGAAACGTACTACGATTATTTTTTTGCCGATGGCTCGTTTGACGAAACACGTTACCGTTATAACCTTGAGGAAGAAGAAAGCGATAACATTCAATTTTCGAGTAGCTTACTTAAAAAGTTTAATGATGAAGGGCATAAACTAGATGTAAACCTGTCGTTAGCCAAAAGCAACGATTACGAAAAAGCACAAATTGACGATATTGTAATTGGTACTACCACACCTGAAGTTGATAATATTTTCCAGCGAACACTTAGTGATGAAGAGGAAGATAGAGCACTCGCTCAGGTAGATTATGTACTACCCTTTGGAGAAGGAAGCCAGTTTGAAGCAGGGTATCGTGGAAGTTTTTTAGAACTTACTACCGATGCACAAACTGAAACGTTGGAAAATGATATTTGGATTATAGACCCTAACTTTTCGAGTTTACTAGAGTACAAAGAGAATGTAAATGCCTTTTATGCGCAATACGGCTCTAAAATAGGTAAATTCTCCTATTTACTAGGATTGCGTTGGGAAGACTCCGATATTGAAGTAAACTTACTTGATAGAGAAGATTTCAATACTAAAAAATACAACAACTTTTTCCCGAGTGCATTTTTATCGTATGAGTTTTCTGAGGGCACTAATGCAAGCATAAGCTATAGCCGCCGTATAAACCGACCCAGAGGATGGTTTATTAACCCCTTTTCTAGCCTAGTAAGTAACATTAATATATTTACGGGTAACCCAGACCTAGACCCGTCCATGACTGATGCTATGGAGGTAGGTTTTCTTAAAAAGTGGAATAAAGTTACACTAAGCAGTACCGCATACGTAAACATTACTAAAGACGTATATCAGTTTGTACGTAGGGAATCGGGAGAATTTTTTACCCAAGTAGTAGGTGGCGAAGACATTGTTAACGACAATAACGAGGTAATAGAGGTAATTGATGGCGAGGATGTACGAACTCCCATTATACTAACATCTCCCGTTAACTTAGCCAAACAATACCGTTATGGTTTTGAGTTTGATGTAAATTACAACCCTTACCGCTGGTGGAGAATAAACGGTAACTTTAACTTCTTTAAAAATCAAATAGATGGCGATTATACCTATACTAACTTTTTAGGCGAAACTATAGTACAGAACTTCGATAATTCTAATTATAGTTGGTTTACACGCGTAAATTCTAGAGTGAGCCTACCCCTAGATATTAACTGGCAACTTAACGCACGTTACACTGGACCCCGAGAAAACGCACAAAGCCGATATAAAGGCATATTCTCGGCAGATACGGCAATAAGTAAAGATATATTAAACGAGCGTGCTACAATAAGTTTAAACGTAAGAGATATTTTAAACTCTAGGAAAAGAAAACTCACTAACACACTACCACAAGTAGAGTCGTACACCGAGATGCAATGGAGGGAACGACAAATAACACTATCGTTTACGTACCGCTTTAACCCAAGTAAAGCCGATAAAAACCAAGAACAGCGCGGCAACCAGCAAGGTGATGGTGGCGATTTTATGGGTAAATAA
- the arsC gene encoding arsenate reductase (glutaredoxin) (This arsenate reductase requires both glutathione and glutaredoxin to convert arsenate to arsenite, after which the efflux transporter formed by ArsA and ArsB can extrude the arsenite from the cell, providing resistance.), producing the protein MITIYHNPRCSKSREGIQLLESKGKSFKVVKYLKELLDKEELKNLIEKLGIAPIELVRKNEAIWKKDYKNTNLTDDALIEIMVQYPNLIERTIVVNGDKAIVGRPADAIEKIL; encoded by the coding sequence ATGATAACCATATACCACAACCCCAGATGCAGCAAATCGCGCGAGGGAATTCAACTATTAGAATCGAAAGGAAAATCATTTAAAGTTGTAAAATATTTAAAAGAACTTTTGGATAAAGAAGAGCTTAAAAACCTAATTGAAAAGTTAGGTATTGCCCCAATAGAATTGGTGCGAAAAAACGAAGCCATTTGGAAAAAGGATTATAAAAATACCAATTTAACAGATGATGCGCTTATTGAAATAATGGTACAATACCCGAATTTAATAGAACGCACTATAGTTGTAAATGGAGATAAGGCAATAGTTGGTCGTCCTGCGGATGCAATCGAGAAGATACTTTAA